The segment TCGATCTCCAAAATGATGATATTCGCCCCTTCGCGCACACTCCGGTCGATCTGTCGTATCAGGAAGTTACCGATGACAGGTTCAATAACATCGTTGAGCTTGAGGTAGGCGATTTCCAGTTCCCCTCCCATCGACAGATTTTCTCGCAGTGCTTCAGGTGCCAGATTGTAGATCGAAACGAGGTCGGACCGTTGCCGCGCTGTTTGGCTTACAAGTACGTCCAGGGCGCGGGCACGGATTCCTGTTAAGGTTCCGGGAAGTCCCACTTCTTTGATGGTTTCGATATCCGATATCGTCACTCCCGATTCCTGGAGACGTCGCAGCTCTTCGCGCGTGACGACTCGTGTTTCAACACCTTTATTGGCCTGCTCAATACTGACTTTGAATACTGCGACCTGAGGATCCATAAATCCTTTCAGGAGCGCCCCGTTAACACGTGGATTGAGTCGTTTCTGAATTAGACTGAGCAGGCTCTGTTGTTCCAGCTGATCCAAAGCGGCACCACGACCCAAGTCGCCCAGTTCGGCATCGGGATGCATGATGATCTCTTCGCAGACGAGAGCCAGAGCCGCGTTGTTGCCGGTGACCGTTTCCGGGATCCAGGCGACCGTGGTGACATCACCAATGGGGGCAGAGGCAAGGAACTTTGCCAGACCCTGAACTTCATGAGAAGGGCTGTTACCGGGAGTGATTTCCAGAATCAGAAATGCTTTGCGATCCTCTAGAACGGCCTGACGCTGAAGATCGAGTGCTGTATTCTTTACACGTCCAAATACAGCATCGTTCAAAGGACTGTGGACGGTGATGGTTCGTCCCAACGGAATTTGTTTTTTGTTGTTCTCCGCTGGGTTTTGCTTTTCGTCCTTCTGCTGCGCAGCTTCTCTGTCCTCTGGAACTTCCAGTAAATCCTGAGCCATCGCTGATGATAACGCAAAATAGCTGAAACCAAAGAGGCAACAAACGAGCCAGAACGCGTTAAGGGGCCAACAATTCTTCATTTATACCTGATCCTGCTGAGGTACTCATCAGTTCCATGTCTACGGGAAAGGTTCCTCTTCAAGTGAACGTTACAATTATAGCCTTGGATGAAAACAAGCGTCAAACTTTCGGACAATTATCGGGAAAAGAGCTTTTGGAGACAGTATTTGTGGTCATATGTCTGTTTCATCGAAGATTCATTTTAGCGGACATTTCATGAGATAATTGATAAACAGAACGTTTTGGCGTGTTACTTCTTGTTTCTGAATGATTTCGAATTGATGCCGCTGGAAAAAGGGGAGGGCCGTGATACTAACTTCGGCTGTCAATGTACGAATTCCCGAATCAACTGCAGTTGTTTTCAGCTGACTCATTAACAAACTACCTGAGCCCGTTCGCTGAAAATCCTTGTGTACATAAAAGCAATCAATCCTACCCGGGTTCGCCAGGAGATCTAATTCGGCGAAACCCGCGATCTGCCCTTCGCGTTCAACGACGAAGGTTGTGAACTGCTTCTGCCGTGCTATCCACTTTGCTGTGTCTTCGCGGTGGGGAGCCCAGGCATCGACTTGTTCGATGTTGTAGTCACGGCAGTTCACTTCGTGGACCGTATCGTAGAACAGATGGGCAATGGCTTGACCATCTTCTGGTTTTGCGAAACGGATGTGAGGAGAATTGTCCGGAGGCATCATGAAGTCAATTATACTCAAATGTGAAATGAGATACCCCATTCATTTCGAATGGTCGCGAACGTGGAGCGATTGCTCCAGGGTTGATCTCCAGTTTAGACTGAGGAGGTTGTCAATTCATCATCCAGCGGAAGAGGTCGGGCATGTTCAGTCAGTTTTTTACCTACAGTAAATTCACGTTGGTCGGCGGATTCTTTTTATCGTCTTTCGCATGGAGTAACACATTAACTGCTGAAGAGCGTCTACCTGAGATCGAGGTTTTGCAATCGGGCGTTAAGCTGACCGTTGCCGCCGAACATCCCGAGGTGGCCACACCGACGGGGATTGATGTCGATGAGGCAGGGAACATCTGGGTGGTGGCCAGCCATACTCATTTTCCTCCGGTGGAGTATAAAGGCCCGAAGTTCGATGAGATTTTAGTCCTCTCACCAGAGGGCACCCGGTCGGTCTTCTACAATCAGACGCATCACACGATGGATTTGGAGTTGGGGAAAGACAATTGGGTTTATCTGATTGAACGGAGCCGATTGCTGCGTATTCGGGATACTGATCAGGACGGCGTCGCGGATGAATCTGAGGATTTGGTGACATTGGAGACCAAAGCTGTTTATCCACACAACGGCATGGCCGGGTTGGCGTGGGATCTTAATGGCGAGCTGATGTTCTGTCTTGGGGAAAACTTTTCCGAAGCATGGTCAATGACTGGTACTGATGGGACTCGAATAAAAGGGAGCAGTGAGGGAGGTGTCTTTCGCCTTCAACCTGATGGTTCCGGGTTGAAACGAGTGGCACGCGGAATGTGGAATCCGTTTGGATTGTGTGTCCGCGAAAACGGAGAAATATTTGCGGTCGATAATGACCCAGGTGAACTTCCACCCTGCCGCTTGTTGCAAATTGAAGAAGGGGGCGACTATGGGTACCAACGTCAATACGGCGCGGAATCGCATCATCCCTTCGTCTGTTGGAACGGGGAATTAAGAGGGACGCTCCCGATGGTGCATCCTGTTGGCGAAGCCCCTTGTGGAATTGCGGCGTTCGGTCGCGGTTTGTTGGCGCCGTCCTGGGGTGAACATCATATCGCCTTTTATCCACTTCAGGCACAGGGGGCCGGATATAAGACATCGCCAATTCAACTGGTGAAAGGTAGTCGATACTTCAGGCCCGCCTGCATCGCTGTGAACAAGGCCGAATCGCGTTCGAACTGGCGTTCCTGGTATGTCACGGACTGGGTTGATGGGCGTTACAACGTCCATGGTTACGGACGCATCTGGAAATTGGAAATTAATCTGGAGGAAGCGGATTGGTTAGGTTCTCTGAAACTTGAACCCGAAACCGAAGCGGCGAAACAAGCGGAAAGGTTACGAACAGCAAACGAAGAGTTCTCGGTAGCGACCTTGGTGAAAACCACCACCGATCCTGATCCTTATCTTGCGCAAGCGGCTTATGTAGGACTGTCGAAACGAGTCACTGAATTGAAGTGGAACGATGTTGAATCGGCTGATCATCAAACTCAGTTGGCCGTACTCGTAGCTCTGCGGATGGCGTCGTTACGGGATGACTCGACTGTCAATCGGGCTGAGTGGGTTCCGCATTATCTCGAACAGACTGACCCCGAGGTTCAGTTTGAGCTGTTACGGTGGATTGCCGATGTCGAGTTAAAAGAAGACCTTCCCGCCGTTGAAAAGTTGTACCGTCAATCAGGACTCCGCTTTGAAGTCTTCGAAGCCGCGATTGCGACGATTAATACGCTGCAGGGTCAACCAGAGATTGGACTTCGGAATGAAGAACTTTTGTTAGAACGCGTCAATGACAATGCGGCCTCGCCTGAGTTGCGTGCATTCGCACTCCGTTTATTGCCGGCTACCCTGGAACAAACGACCCCAGCGGTGCAAGAGGGCGAGACTGCGAAGCAACCACAGAAGTTGAATTTATCGGTGCTTCAGAATTTGTTGGAAGTGGACGACGATGAGCTTTCGTTGGAAGTCATCAGTGCACTCGGTTCCAATCTACAACAGGGCGAAGAGATTCTGTTGGCTCTGATTCAGGATGACAAAGCGAAACCTGGTTTACGGGCAGCAGCAATCGTGGCGATTTCTCCTCTCGTGACGAAACATCGGCAGTTATTTTTCACCTTAATGATGAATGCGGACCAGTCTGTTCGAGAAGAAGCATTACGCGGTTTGCGAGGTGCTCCGGTGGAGGACACCGAACGCGTGGCTCTTAAGAAAGCGGCCGCGTCTTTTCCGGAATCAGCTGATTTGGTCGCGATGGTTTTGAATCCACTGCAGGTTCTAAAGGATCGTCCTGCTGACAGTCAAATTGAAGTTTGGTCCGAGCGATTGGACAATGTACCTGGCGATCCGGATATTGCGGCGGGGCGACGCTTGTTCCATCATCCCCAACTGGCGACATGTGGTTCCTGCCATCGCCATAAAGGAAAGGGGAACACGGTGGGACCGGATTTAAGTACGGTTCATGATGGTCAGAAAAAGGGTTGGTTACTCGAGTCGATCCTGCAACCGAGCCGGGATATGTCGCCCGAATATCGACCGACGCTTCTTCTATTGGAGGATGGTCGCACCTTCACGGGGATTCGCTTGCAAGCCTATACAAAGGAGGCGATCCGTGACCGGAATGGCGAGAAACGAGTTTTTGATCGGGACGAAGTGGAGATGATCAAAGATCTCGACGTCTCCTTCATGCCGCAGGGAATCGCTCAGAACTTAACCGACCGTGAGCTGCGAGATCTGATCGCATTTCTGAATCAGCTGTAAGAACGTCGTTGACTCATTCAGGGGATCTTCAAACAGAGATTTAACCAAATTGAGCCTTAAGATCAGCGTTGATTCTGTAGTAAAATGCGAGTCCCTGATTATACGCGAAATTTGGTCCCAACAGGCAAATTAAGGGAAAGAGTAATGCAGCAAAATCCCAGCCGGACGCACCAGGCTGGAGAACGCTTTCTTCCGGATCTCCAGGGGAATAATAGACCGAATGTTTTGATCCTTCGGAGTAATGTTCGCTAATTGATTCGGCATCCAGGGGATCACGGGAAGAAAGGGAATGGAATGCGATTTCGTCGTTCTCGTACTTTTTCGCTTCAACGAAATAAGTGTATTTCACGACGGGGGTGTATTCCCATCTTCTTGACCAGCGACGGCCTCTCAGATTTTCCGCCACCCCGCTGACAATGACGGTGGCCTCTACTGTTGGCCAACTGGTACTGGTAGACGCTGTGTAGACGTGGGAAACTGAATACCAAGTGACAAATGGAATCGCTAAAGTCATGATGACTCCGCCAATGGCGAACATCAAAAGTTTCCAGTCCTCGGTATCTTCTTCTTTTTCACTGGCTACTTTCCCTTTTAGCATCCAATAGTTGAGTGGCTCTGTATTTCTTGTACGTTCAGGTGTGCGATCGAGATTTCTTTTGGGCGGTTTCCGGGATCGGCGTTTGGGCGGCAGTGGAGCCGCTTCAAAACCGAAGTCATCTTCTGCTTCCGCAGTCTGTTGGCGAGACCGTTTTTGAGTACGACGAGGAACGGGTTCTTCATCAAAGCCGAAATCTTCTTTGGGAATCGATTTTCGGCTGCGACTGGATGACGTATTCGAGGTGGGAATGCGAACGAGTTCACCACATTGTTTGCACTTGAATTTTTTCCCAGCCAGTTCGTCTTTGACTTTGTACGTTTTCTGGCAGGAACCACATTTGGCGGTGACGGACATCGGTGTTGGCCCAGAATTGGAAGCAACTGACAGAACCGGCTGACGAGCGAAATCGTTCATGACGATGTAGAAGACCGCTGGCTGTAGCTGCTACGGTTGGAAGTGATCGTTTCTTGCTGAGAAGAAAGGAAGAAGTGGTTAAAAATAACCATACCATTCTTCTGTTCAGAGAGCCACTAAGTGGTAGCAGAATTCAGCAGAAAAATGTGCAGACTTCCCGCTGGCGTTTAAGCTGAATTCGCGAAGTGATCTTGAGACTTCGCCGAGCAATTCTTGCTATTCTTCTCTGCGGGGCACATACGGGAAATGTCGCTTCATGTTGTTGAGCGGTTTCTCGAAGAAGTGCCATGAAAGTGAAGCGACGATCGTAGCGGCACCACCGTAGACGAGCAGTTTGATGATTTCGGATTCGGGTAATTCAATTCCTAATCGTGGGAACAGTTTTCGTTCCAGCGCGGCGTGGACGTGGTAGTGATAGACGTAGAGCCCGTAGCTGATTTTGCCGAGGTATGTCATCGGTTTGCAGCTGAGCAGCATTCCCAGTGGGCCCCGAAACCCAATCGAGGTCCGGTAAATCACCCAGGTGAAAATGAGTGCCGCAGCAAGATCGGCCAGTACGAAATAAGTCAGTTCCGACAGGGGTTGGGCGTCGCGGGAAATGCGGGTCTCGCCCGTGTTCTGGGCGTAGAGGTAGTAGATGCCTAAGGGGATTCCGGCAAACAATATCTTTCGACAGATGCTGGCGACTTGATCGGGTGTTTTATAAGTGGTCAACCAGGCGAGAATGGAACCCATCGCCAACGTGTCGAGGTTGCAGGGAGTCAGAACCATGGTGCTGAACGTCGACCAGCCCGTCGCGGTGAAATAGATACGCGAGAGAGGACCAATGGCGACGGCCAAGATCATCGCGGGTAAGAGTGCTCGTTTGGGTAACCAGAGAATGAGAAACGGCCAGACGAGATAGAACTGTTCTTCGACGGCAAGCGTCCAGATATGCCCAACGACGAATTGGTTATCCATGGCAAATTTAATGTTTTGCAGGTACGTGAGGTACCACCAGATATCCTCCCGGATTTTCGGCATGCCGATGAAGATGACCAGTAGAAAGAGGTAATAGATCGGAAAGATGCGAAGAAATCTTCGGATGTAGAAATTCTTGAAGGTAAACCAGAGCGAGGTCTGGCTCTGGGCGACTTTCTCGCGGCATTCCAGCAGGATGCGTGTAATCAAGAATCCGCTGAGCACAAAGAACAGATGCACTCCAGCCCAGCCCCACTGAAAGTATTCTGCGCCCGTTTCCTGGTTTTTGAAGTGCGCGTAAAAAACAGCGATTACGGCCAGTGCCCGCAAACCGTCCAGTTGGATCATGTGCTGTAAGGGGGCAGATTCCTGAATAGGTCGTACGTTCGCCGTTGCCATAATTTTCTTTTTCGCGGTCGATTCAGGAAAGCAAATTCAAGGGGGACAAACCCATTTTACCAAATGGGTTCAGGCGGAAAAATTAACCGCATTAGTTCCAGCCAGCGCGAGCCATTGCCAGACACTTCACGAGGATACCGAGCGGATAAAGCGCAGACAACGGAGCGTTACTCTTTTTCGTCATGAGGTAGCCGTAAAAGTAATCAGCGTCATGTCATGGGGGTGAGTCCAGTCCATTCCATCCTGGCATTATCCCCTTGCTCTGGTAGGTTAATGGCGGAAAGTCTATTTAGTCGAGTGGTGTTTTGAAGCTGTCAGGGAATCTATTTATGCAAGGAAGAGGTGGGTATCTTCAGGAAATCATAGTTTACTCTGACTTTGGTAGTGATTCGATGTAGTGAATATATTTTTGGGCAGAAGGAGTGAACGAGGTGAAGTGATCGCCACGAACTTTTTCGACAATTAAAGAAAACTCGCCTTTCTTCTCGTTATTGGCTTTCCTAATCGTGCTGTGAAAGCCGAAGTCTGTTGTCCCGATATATGCGATATGAGGTGTTTGCATCCACTTAACATTCCCGATTAGCGAACGAAGTTCTAGTTCGTCGTAATTCTTCATTCGAAACGGAACAATATTAATCCACTCATAAAAGGTAGAAACTGGATAAAGTCCGCCGCTACTGCCGGTGCAGACGACCGGTACATCCTCTTGCAGGCTGAGCAGTGCCGAAATGCCACCACCGACGCTGTGTCCGAAGGTATAGATTCGGTCCGAATCAACATAATTCTGTTTGGCTATCCAGCGACAGGCTGCGGCTGCGTCGTCGACTTCTCCAAGAAATAATTCGAAGTTTCCCGCGTTTCCGTTTTCTCCACGGACCGTAGGGCACATCACGACGTAGCCGGCGTTTCGAAAGGGGGCGCAGGCTTCTGTGATGGAGGTTTCGCCGATCGCGAAACCTCCATGAAAATAAACGATTGTTGGGGATTTCTCTGTCTTCACGCCGCGTCTGTCCACCCAGGCCTGGAGCTGTAGACCGTTTGATTCGTAGTGTACCTTTTCGACTCCGACTGGAGTGGTGAAGGCTTCGTATTCTTGTGGCGACGGTTGTTCATACTTCAAGGACGTTTCTAACTCTGCCCTGCGTTTCAAGTAAGGGATGTCTTTCTCGATTGATACTCGAGAGGAAGTTTTACGGGTCGTTTTCGAAGGTGATTTTGGAGTGGTGCGGGCCGTAATAGGTGTTCTGGATGGTGCAGAAAGTGAACTGAATAAACCACAGCAGATAAATGGTGACATCACCAATGTTCCCACAATTAAGGAAACAATGAGGGCGAGATGATTCTTGCCTTTTGGGATTGAGGAACCGCGGACACGATCGTTGGACGAGGATTTTGAGATGAGAACTGGTGCCGGTGAACGCCGAGGTGGAAGACGACGAGGTGGCTCAGGTGAAGAGTTGAGTTCTTCAAGTTCCTGGTTCTTGATTGGTTTTGGAATATGAATCGCCTGCTGGCATTCTCTGCATTTCAATTTCCTGCCTGCCAGCTCCGATTTAATACGATAAGGTTTCTGGCAATGCGGACAGTTGAACAAGATGGGCATGGCGGAGGTGCTTGATTTAACCATGGAAAGAAATGATGTGTTGGTAAAAAAGCATATCAATCTTTCCGCCGCATGAACAGCATTTCCTTGAGAATAGATGGCCTCTCCTCATGCCCGTGGTTTGACAATTGATACTGATGATGTGAGCGAACAAATAATATTATCCACCTGATTCGTATGGGCACTCACGTCCAAGCATCTGCGACTGGTATTATCCCCTTGCTCTGGTAGGATAATGGCGGAAAGTCTGTTCAGTCAGGCTTCTGTAATTCCTCTATTCCTATCTATTTATCCCTCTCTATAAATCAACAGGTTCGATTCATGCAGGACTACGAAAAACTGAGTGCGTTTTATCTGGGGAGAGGGTACGACCTGGAACAGGGGGCACTCACCGAGGACTTGTTGCTTTATGACTCCAAAGATTTGACAACACATGCTGTTTGCGTGGGGATGACAGGGAGCGGAAAAACAGGGCTCTGTCTCTCTTTACTGGAAGAGGCGGCGATTGATGGGATCCCGGCGATTGCCATCGATCCGAAAGGAGATCTGGGGAACCTCTTTTTGACCTTCCCTGATTTGGCCCCAGACGACTTTCAACCTTGGGTCGATCCTGCCGAGGCAACTCGGAAGGGAATGACGGTGGAGCAGTACGCCGAGAAGACGGCAAACACCTGGCGGGAAGGATTGGCTTCCTGGGGACAGGAACCTGAACGGATCGCGAGATTCCGGGATGCGGTCGATATGGCGATCTATACGCCGGGTAGTAATGCGGGAATGCCGTTGACCGTGCTGCGGAGTTTTGCCGCCCCGGCAGTGGAAATTCGCGAAGATTCCGAAGCACTTGCGGAGCGAGTCAGTACATCCACCTCGGGCCTGCTTGCGCTGTTGGGAATCAAGGCTGATCCCATTCAGAGCCGAGAACATATTCTGATCGCCAATATCCTGACGGATCTCTGGAAGCAGGGGAAGAGCCTCGACATCGCCGGTCTGATTGGCGCGATTCAAGCACCACCATTCGAGAGAGTGGGTATCATCGATCTGGAAACGTTCTTTCCTGCGGACGACCGCATGGACTTGGCCATGACGCTCAACAATCTGCTCGCCTCGCCGACGTTTGCGAACTGGCTGGAAGGGGAGTCGCTGAATATCAAAAACCTGCTGTATACGTCCGCAGGAAAGCCTCGATTGTCTATCATTTCGATAGCGCATCTGTCGGATGCAGAACGCATGTTTTTTGTGACGATCCTGTTGAATGAAGTGCTGGCCTGGGTTCGTTCGCAACCGGGCACGTCGAGTTTGCGGGCATTGCTGTATATGGACGAAGTCTTCGGTTACTTCCCACCAACGGCCAATCCTCCCTCAAAGAAACCGATGCTGACCTTGTTGAAGCAAGCGCGAGCCTATGGGTTGGGAGTGGTGCTTGCGACACAGAACCCGGTCGATCTTGATTACAAAGGTCTGTCGAATACGGGGACCTGGTTCCTAGGGCGACTGCAGACGGAACGCGATAAAATGCGTGTGTTGGAAGGGCTTGAGGGAGCTTCGAATTCTGTGGGCTCCAGCTTCGATCGACAGAGGATGGAGCGAATGCTGGCCGGACTGGGTAGCCGTGTCTTTTTAATGAACAACGTGCACGAAGATGGGCCCGTTGTCTTCCAGACTCGTTGGGCACTCTCGTACCTTCGCGGCCCGTTAACCCGGCAACAAATTGCAACACTGATGGACGCTCGGAAACAGGGGGTGATTGAAGCGAAAGCGGCTGCCGAGGAAGCCACTCCAGCTGTTGTACAGGAACAATTGACGGAGCAGGAAGCGGCGCCGGATGGCACAACGCCTCCGATGATCCCGAAAGATGTCCCCGTGGCCTATGTACTTACGCGGACTCGTCCTGAAGCGGGAGAACGAATTGTGTATCGACCGGCATTACTCGGACGCGGACGATTGCACTTTAAGAAGGCGACGTGCAAAGTCGATACCTGGGAAGATCGGTCTAAGCTGGCTGCTCTACGGAATGACATTCCTCACGATATATGGGAAGACGCCTCTTCTTTACCAGTTGAAGGGGTGGAGATCAGGGAACGAGCCGAACCGGAAGTCACCTTTTCACCACTGCCAGCAGAACTGCTAAGAATTGAGAGCTACAAAGGTTGGGAGAAGGATCTTAAGACGTCCTTGTACCAGTCGGAAGAAATGACGTTGTTCAAATCCACGGAGCTCAAAGTCTACTCCCAACCGGGCGAGACGGAAGGGGACTTCCGGATCAGTCTCCGCCATCAGGCACAAGAGGAACGGGATCTCCGTTTGGAAAAACTCCGTAAGAAATATGGTTCTAAAACGGCGACGCTCCAAAGTCGGATTCAAACAGCCGAAGCAGCTGTTGAACGGGAATCATCGCAGGCAACTCGGGCGAC is part of the Polystyrenella longa genome and harbors:
- a CDS encoding CocE/NonD family hydrolase → MPILFNCPHCQKPYRIKSELAGRKLKCRECQQAIHIPKPIKNQELEELNSSPEPPRRLPPRRSPAPVLISKSSSNDRVRGSSIPKGKNHLALIVSLIVGTLVMSPFICCGLFSSLSAPSRTPITARTTPKSPSKTTRKTSSRVSIEKDIPYLKRRAELETSLKYEQPSPQEYEAFTTPVGVEKVHYESNGLQLQAWVDRRGVKTEKSPTIVYFHGGFAIGETSITEACAPFRNAGYVVMCPTVRGENGNAGNFELFLGEVDDAAAACRWIAKQNYVDSDRIYTFGHSVGGGISALLSLQEDVPVVCTGSSGGLYPVSTFYEWINIVPFRMKNYDELELRSLIGNVKWMQTPHIAYIGTTDFGFHSTIRKANNEKKGEFSLIVEKVRGDHFTSFTPSAQKYIHYIESLPKSE
- a CDS encoding ATP-binding protein, which encodes MQDYEKLSAFYLGRGYDLEQGALTEDLLLYDSKDLTTHAVCVGMTGSGKTGLCLSLLEEAAIDGIPAIAIDPKGDLGNLFLTFPDLAPDDFQPWVDPAEATRKGMTVEQYAEKTANTWREGLASWGQEPERIARFRDAVDMAIYTPGSNAGMPLTVLRSFAAPAVEIREDSEALAERVSTSTSGLLALLGIKADPIQSREHILIANILTDLWKQGKSLDIAGLIGAIQAPPFERVGIIDLETFFPADDRMDLAMTLNNLLASPTFANWLEGESLNIKNLLYTSAGKPRLSIISIAHLSDAERMFFVTILLNEVLAWVRSQPGTSSLRALLYMDEVFGYFPPTANPPSKKPMLTLLKQARAYGLGVVLATQNPVDLDYKGLSNTGTWFLGRLQTERDKMRVLEGLEGASNSVGSSFDRQRMERMLAGLGSRVFLMNNVHEDGPVVFQTRWALSYLRGPLTRQQIATLMDARKQGVIEAKAAAEEATPAVVQEQLTEQEAAPDGTTPPMIPKDVPVAYVLTRTRPEAGERIVYRPALLGRGRLHFKKATCKVDTWEDRSKLAALRNDIPHDIWEDASSLPVEGVEIRERAEPEVTFSPLPAELLRIESYKGWEKDLKTSLYQSEEMTLFKSTELKVYSQPGETEGDFRISLRHQAQEERDLRLEKLRKKYGSKTATLQSRIQTAEAAVERESSQATRATLDSAISFGSTLLGAIFGRKLASKTNVSKASTSMKSAGRAMQQRSDVARAEEKVKKYQQQLAELEEEFELEIESLENKLDVDQLDVEEIQVSPLKSDIETAPVTLVWLPWRVDSAGIAEPFYDIKQD
- a CDS encoding DUF3592 domain-containing protein, producing the protein MSVTAKCGSCQKTYKVKDELAGKKFKCKQCGELVRIPTSNTSSSRSRKSIPKEDFGFDEEPVPRRTQKRSRQQTAEAEDDFGFEAAPLPPKRRSRKPPKRNLDRTPERTRNTEPLNYWMLKGKVASEKEEDTEDWKLLMFAIGGVIMTLAIPFVTWYSVSHVYTASTSTSWPTVEATVIVSGVAENLRGRRWSRRWEYTPVVKYTYFVEAKKYENDEIAFHSLSSRDPLDAESISEHYSEGSKHSVYYSPGDPEESVLQPGASGWDFAALLFPLICLLGPNFAYNQGLAFYYRINADLKAQFG
- a CDS encoding PVC-type heme-binding CxxCH protein; this encodes MFSQFFTYSKFTLVGGFFLSSFAWSNTLTAEERLPEIEVLQSGVKLTVAAEHPEVATPTGIDVDEAGNIWVVASHTHFPPVEYKGPKFDEILVLSPEGTRSVFYNQTHHTMDLELGKDNWVYLIERSRLLRIRDTDQDGVADESEDLVTLETKAVYPHNGMAGLAWDLNGELMFCLGENFSEAWSMTGTDGTRIKGSSEGGVFRLQPDGSGLKRVARGMWNPFGLCVRENGEIFAVDNDPGELPPCRLLQIEEGGDYGYQRQYGAESHHPFVCWNGELRGTLPMVHPVGEAPCGIAAFGRGLLAPSWGEHHIAFYPLQAQGAGYKTSPIQLVKGSRYFRPACIAVNKAESRSNWRSWYVTDWVDGRYNVHGYGRIWKLEINLEEADWLGSLKLEPETEAAKQAERLRTANEEFSVATLVKTTTDPDPYLAQAAYVGLSKRVTELKWNDVESADHQTQLAVLVALRMASLRDDSTVNRAEWVPHYLEQTDPEVQFELLRWIADVELKEDLPAVEKLYRQSGLRFEVFEAAIATINTLQGQPEIGLRNEELLLERVNDNAASPELRAFALRLLPATLEQTTPAVQEGETAKQPQKLNLSVLQNLLEVDDDELSLEVISALGSNLQQGEEILLALIQDDKAKPGLRAAAIVAISPLVTKHRQLFFTLMMNADQSVREEALRGLRGAPVEDTERVALKKAAASFPESADLVAMVLNPLQVLKDRPADSQIEVWSERLDNVPGDPDIAAGRRLFHHPQLATCGSCHRHKGKGNTVGPDLSTVHDGQKKGWLLESILQPSRDMSPEYRPTLLLLEDGRTFTGIRLQAYTKEAIRDRNGEKRVFDRDEVEMIKDLDVSFMPQGIAQNLTDRELRDLIAFLNQL
- a CDS encoding GNAT family N-acetyltransferase, producing MMPPDNSPHIRFAKPEDGQAIAHLFYDTVHEVNCRDYNIEQVDAWAPHREDTAKWIARQKQFTTFVVEREGQIAGFAELDLLANPGRIDCFYVHKDFQRTGSGSLLMSQLKTTAVDSGIRTLTAEVSITALPFFQRHQFEIIQKQEVTRQNVLFINYLMKCPLK
- a CDS encoding acyltransferase family protein, with the protein product MATANVRPIQESAPLQHMIQLDGLRALAVIAVFYAHFKNQETGAEYFQWGWAGVHLFFVLSGFLITRILLECREKVAQSQTSLWFTFKNFYIRRFLRIFPIYYLFLLVIFIGMPKIREDIWWYLTYLQNIKFAMDNQFVVGHIWTLAVEEQFYLVWPFLILWLPKRALLPAMILAVAIGPLSRIYFTATGWSTFSTMVLTPCNLDTLAMGSILAWLTTYKTPDQVASICRKILFAGIPLGIYYLYAQNTGETRISRDAQPLSELTYFVLADLAAALIFTWVIYRTSIGFRGPLGMLLSCKPMTYLGKISYGLYVYHYHVHAALERKLFPRLGIELPESEIIKLLVYGGAATIVASLSWHFFEKPLNNMKRHFPYVPRREE